The Dreissena polymorpha isolate Duluth1 chromosome 10, UMN_Dpol_1.0, whole genome shotgun sequence genome includes a region encoding these proteins:
- the LOC127847413 gene encoding uncharacterized protein LOC127847413, producing MDEKQEKLLRQKRVDIVTDLEPRGIVLDTLYEDGVLTENDVELVSSAPTRKQRCHVLLQLLPTRGPVAYGSFQKALLVGKYDFLVDKLNAQLNVAEENTRENKKCEMCLSFLQRIVGCHSTTNSKLLALLNEHCCSFLDNVEPRDVIDRLFQDGILVNDDLDTIMSCSTRRTRCETLFLLLLNFETCVIDSLAASLSKKYGFLVEKVASLKSLHKHETCSTSTSQRTTHDTALKEFDFTSEHGAKRMVPPCNLDTTAVDNVPYTASGWRVQNTETSSDVIDGSVPGSVEASRIHDARSVNKHPHRNGADVITKLKSNKPRHKLEENDRHDKRDTKVDTKLSGSEQQSNCAVALQCGAREIIPKQATAITSEKTSKRIHVAFNFLSTLINQGQYEKFESYSNQLKASCSSNNDLMCILGYLHASRDLFRTDFDSAKKHICETMKLVPKTSNPRYFALELFTAKTRMYITQKKLTKLQETLDEAMMILETDPVGCTGRAAGWLYLNDGRSKTTQLTCLNLSKTSAFHAYNRLFNGAKTSFQRAMTNFQRDGGKDGPFGFGYALCRLAILLLRCGDNGLTMDQIKPPKEDVISAGSYITQLENSDIPIPKILEMHFRLAKCDFQFRCNNFVRALEHANIARDLAVELNMLEFTEHAQNRVTYLQTKALFGVIAPDIDEDEAKRVLFEETSASGSCSE from the coding sequence ATGGATGAAAAACAAGAGAAACTTCTGCGGCAGAAGCGTGTTGATATTGTTACTGACCTTGAGCCGCGTGGTATTGTCCTTGACACGTTGTATGAAGACGGCGTTCTGACAGAGAATGATGTCGAACTCGTATCGTCTGCTCCTACGAGGAAACAACGCTGCCACGTGCTCCTTCAACTTCTGCCAACTCGCGGCCCGGTTGCCTACGGGTCATTTCAAAAGGCATTATTGGTGGGAAAATACGATTTTTTGGTGGATAAGCTGAACGCTCAACTTAATGTTGCAGAAGAAAATACACgggaaaacaaaaaatgtgaaatGTGTCTCAGTTTTCTTCAGAGAATAGTTGGTTGCCATTCGACTACGAATTCTAAACTATTGGCGTTGCTCAACGAACATTGTTGTTCGTTTTTGGACAACGTTGAACCTCGTGACGTCATCGACCGACTGTTTCAGGATGGAATTCTGGTAAACGATGACCTTGACACAATAATGAGCTGTTCAACCAGACGAACTCGCTGTGAGACATTGTTTTTACTTCTTCTCAATTTTGAAACGTGTGTGATTGACAGTCTTGCGGCATCTCTTTCGAAAAAATACGGCTTTTTAGTCGAAAAGGTTGCGAGTTTAAAAAGTCTCCATAAACACGAAACGTGTTCCACGTCGACCTCTCAGCGAACTACTCATGACACGGCTTTAAAGGAGTTCGACTTTACCAGCGAGCACGGCGCGAAACGAATGGTCCCACCATGTAATCTCGATACAACTGCCGTTGATAATGTTCCGTATACGGCCTCGGGGTGGAGAGTGCAAAACACTGAAACGAGCAGCGATGTCATTGATGGGTCGGTTCCAGGTTCAGTTGAGGCCAGTCGTATACACGACGCCAGAAGCGTCAACAAGCATCCACATCGCAATGGCGCTGATGTAATAACAAAACTAAAGTCCAATAAACCTCGACACAAACTGGAGGAAAACGATCGTCATGATAAGCGAGATACCAAAGTTGACACAAAATTGTCAGGCAGTGAACAACAATCGAATTGCGCAGTTGCGCTGCAATGCGGTGCGCGGGAAATTATACCAAAACAAGCCACGGCCATTACGTCAGAGAAAACGAGCAAGCGAATTCATGTGGCTTTCAACTTTCTTAGCACGTTGATCAACCAAGGCCAGTACGAGAAATTTGAAAGCTACTCAAACCAATTGAAAGCGTCGTGTTCGTCAAATAACGACCTCATGTGCATTCTGGGATACCTGCACGCCAGTCGAGACCTGTTCCGGACCGATTTCGATTCCGCGAAAAAACACATCTGTGAAACCATGAAACTCGTCCCCAAGACTTCGAACCCACGCTACTTTGCTTTAGAACTGTTTACCGCGAAGACTCGAATGTACATAACCCAGAAGAAGCTGACAAAGTTGCAGGAGACCTTGGACGAGGCGATGATGATTCTGGAGACAGATCCGGTCGGTTGTACCGGACGCGCAGCCGGGTGGTTATATTTGAACGACGGCCGAAGTAAAACTACTCAACTCACTTGTTTGAATCTCAGTAAGACGAGCGCTTTCCACGCATATAATCGCTTATTTAACGGGGCAAAAACAAGCTTTCAGCGCGCCATGACGAACTTCCAACGTGACGGAGGGAAGGACGGCCCATTCGGATTCGGTTACGCCCTCTGTCGCCTTGCCATTCTTCTGTTGCGCTGTGGAGACAACGGTCTGACCATGGATCAGATTAAGCCTCCGAAGGAAGATGTCATATCCGCCGGAAGTTACATAACTCAATTAGAAAACTCAGACATCCCTATTCCGAAAATACTCGAAATGCATTTCCGTTTGGCAAAGTGTGACTTCCAATTTCGTTGCAACAATTTCGTGCGCGCACTTGAACACGCCAACATAGCGCGTGACCTCGCCGTTGAGTTAAATATGCTAGAGTTCACTGAGCATGCGCAAAATCGGGTGACATATCTGCAGACGAAAGCACTTTTTGGAGTTATTGCCCCTGACATAGATGAAGACGAGGCGAAACGAGTGCTTTTTGAAGAAACTTCTGCAAGTGGAAGTTGTTCCGAATAA
- the LOC127847412 gene encoding uncharacterized protein LOC127847412 isoform X2: MNRLSIKRDHLGEIKQTNVPLRIPPHSKLRDIFLEEDTLTLWKPSVDSRQYYLIPGSVQDGDLTPVLQTYYTKFDCVTSILTFDDAVPIFASQSTSLRPTDDYSVLRDYHKIRGLWFKPDIEEQLGPEEETTLGNIKLSIALAKYENESIFSNMNIYFLEVLDYPAEDKSVSRLLVTKTRHTEFESYDMFKQGGPVYMKKNSDVDGDIDIHYLRVCHNFTGRKWRHEVEFMLEEDPWPMCKIIPVNNRCRKRPTITVVRDLGISLPCRYMGATWRETLAGLFVWSLRTYIVWLIFERLHDKVKNALDKATNHVNIREVIHTECPVVCKSMFETYEILSTFIAKCENEQDLKDLLDIFLSLHKCDEGNCSLVSLKSLNAAHVLPGILFLLEKTIACASPQFRFELTSTIMPWSVMGYYCSDLKIRSHRKMVIFISQLPGINTDLEPRALSPTPFFTGGDPSSGYGSAPVTPNTLFATSVHFRRRRSSQISSVSSLESP, translated from the coding sequence ACAAACGTTCCACTTCGCATTCCGCCGCATTCAAAGTTGAGGGACATATTCCTAGAAGAAGACACTCTGACGCTTTGGAAACCATCGGTGGACAGCCGCCAATACTACCTGATTCCCGGAAGTGTGCAGGACGGTGATCTAACGCCGGTACTGCAGACGTACTACACAAAGTTTGATTGCGTTACAAGCATTCTCACTTTTGATGACGCGGTGCCCATATTCGCCAGTCAGAGCACAAGTCTGCGCCCGACCGATGATTACAGTGTGCTACGGGATTACCATAAAATCCGAGGACTCTGGTTTAAACCGGATATAGAGGAACAGCTGGGTCCGGAAGAAGAGACGACCCTGGGAAACATAAAGCTGTCGATTGCGTTAGCGAAGTACGAGAATGAAAGCATTTTTAGtaacatgaatatatattttctagAAGTTTTGGATTACCCTGCAGAAGACAAATCCGTTTCTCGTCTGCTCGTTACGAAAACGCGCCACACCGAGTTCGAGTCGTACGACATGTTCAAGCAAGGCGGACCCGTGTACATGAAGAAAAACAGTGATGTCGACGGAGATATCGACATCCACTATCTCCGCGTCTGCCACAACTTTACCGGCCGGAAGTGGCGTCACGAGGTGGAATTCATGTTAGAGGAGGATCCCTGGCCCATGTGTAAAATCATCCCGGTAAACAACCGATGCCGGAAGCGGCCGACGATCACGGTCGTCCGCGATCTGGGTATCAGTCTGCCGTGTCGCTATATGGGCGCCACCTGGCGGGAAACGCTGGCCGGCTTGTTCGTCTGGTCATTGCGTACGTATATCGTCTGGCTGATTTTCGAACGTCTGCACGACAAGGTGAAGAACGCGCTCGACAAGGCTACAAACCACGTGAATATCAGAGAAGTCATCCACACTGAATGCCCAGTCGTCTGCAAGTCTATGTTCGAAACCTATGAAATTCTTTCGACGTTTATCGCTAAATGTGAAAATGAACAAGACCTCAAAGACCTTTTGGACATTTTCTTGTCGCTGCATAAATGTGACGAGGGTAACTGTTCGCTGGTTTCTCTGAAGTCACTCAACGCTGCCCACGTGCTTCCTGGTATCCTCTTCTTGTTGGAGAAGACAATCGCATGCGCATCTCCACAGTTCCGATTTGAACTGACCTCAACTATCATGCCTTGGTCGGTCATGGGCTATTATTGCTCCGATTTGAAAATCCGCAGTCACCGCAAGATGGTGATCTTTATCAGTCAACTTCCGGGAATCAACACGGACCTGGAGCCGCGCGCGTTGTCGCCGACGCCCTTCTTTACTGGCGGCGATCCAAGCTCCGGTTACGGCAGCGCCCCCGTGACTCCAAATACGCTGTTCGCGACGTCAGTCCACTTTCGGCGACGGAGAAGCTCCCAAATTTCGTCTGTGTCCAGCCTTGAATCTCCgtga
- the LOC127847425 gene encoding 14-3-3 protein homolog 2-like yields MTDRENRVQWAKLAEQGERFDDMAKAMREVVEMLDKEENGELSVEERNLLSVAYKNVVGARRSSWRMFSMIEAKEKDSDSLKAQLTKKFREIIEQELDKICGEVLELLEKYLIPKSTSSESQVFYLKMKGDYFRYKAEYTHEDLKQKVQDEAEKAYIAAMDTAKEKMPPTHPNRLGLALNFSVFYYEIQNAPDKACHLAKGAFDDAIAELDSLDQESYKDSTLIMQLLRDNLTLWTSDAQQDDQQVEN; encoded by the coding sequence ATGACTGACCGCGAAAACCGTGTCCAATGGGCCAAGTTGGCCGAACAAGGTGAGAGGTTCGATGACATGGCAAAAGCAATGCGCGAAGTCGTTGAAATGCTCGATAAAGAGGAAAATGGCGAACTAAGTGTGGAAGAGAGGAATCTGCTGTCTGTTGCGTACAAGAACGTGGTTGGTGCCAGACGTTCTTCTTGGCGAATGTTCTCGATGATCGAGGCAAAAGAGAAGGACTCTGATTCTCTGAAAGCTCAGCTGACAAAGAAATTCCGCGAAATAATCGAGCAAGAGCTGGATAAAATCTGCGGCGAGGTATTGGAGCTTTTGGAAAAATACCTTATTCCGAAGTCAACGTCGAGTGAAAGCCAAGTGTTCTACCTTAAAATGAAGGGAGATTACTTCCGGTATAAGGCTGAGTATACTCATGAGGATTTGAAGCAGAAAGTCCAAGATGAGGCTGAGAAGGCATACATCGCTGCTATGGATACAGCAAAGGAGAAGATGCCACCAACCCATCCTAACCGATTAGGCTTGGCTTTGAACTTTTCTGTGTTCTACTATGAAATTCAAAATGCTCCCGATAAGGCCTGCCATCTTGCCAAGGGCGCTTTCGATGATGCTATTGCCGAGTTAGATAGTTTAGACCAAGAATCCTACAAAGACAGTACGTTGATAATGCAATTATTACGGGATAACCTTACTCTCTGGACATCCGATGCACAGCAAGATGATCAGCAAGTGGAAAACTGA
- the LOC127847419 gene encoding GDP-fucose transporter 1-like: protein MPDDGSHPRRHYWIIAGVVLMYWAVSISMVFLNKFILSGSFGDEELTIFAAWYQSLSAAGFIVFIGFGGQKCKIKVPKVEPSLLYSRTMLLLSMSSVCSLTFNNLMLKHIGVAFYQVARSFTIIFTIGLSAIYLKKGLTARAVMSCFLVVCGFFIGIDQEDVSGTLSVMGVIYGLLSSLSAAVTGILFKKAETVLDRDSLKLAYYNNMNCMMLFLPLVIGSGQLVSVFKSQYIYSMNFWLVLTFTGGLSLCIGWVSALQIKYTSPIAHHLSINAKSVCQTVLAVLFYNESKTLYWWLGNFLVVAGVLVYTFTRILEDSKKSKDDVSSADLPITLQKQHTNGHFKV from the coding sequence ATGCCTGACGACGGGTCCCACCCACGCAGGCACTATTGGATAATCGCTGGCGTCGTGCTCATGTACTGGGCAGTGTCCATCTCCATGGTCTTCCTCAACAAGTTCATCCTCAGTGGCTCGTTTGGTGATGAAGAATTGACGATTTTTGCCGCCTGGTATCAAAGCTTAAGTGCCGCCGGATTCATAGTTTTTATCGGATTTGGGGGTCAAAAGTGTAAAATAAAAGTTCCGAAAGTTGAGCCAAGTTTACTGTATTCGAGAACTATGCTACTGTTGTCGATGAGCTCAGTTTGTTCTTTGACTTTTAACAACCTGATGCTGAAGCACATTGGCGTGGCGTTTTATCAGGTGGCTAGATCGTTCACGATTATTTTCACTATAGGATTATCAGCTATTTATCTGAAGAAAGGCCTTACCGCGCGAGCAGTGATGTCGTGTTTTTTAGTAGTCTGCGGGTTTTTCATTGGAATAGACCAGGAAGATGTCTCTGGGACGCTGAGTGTCATGGGAGTTATATACGGGCTGTTGTCAAGCCTGTCGGCAGCGGTTACCGGAATACTTTTCAAAAAAGCGGAAACCGTGCTAGATAGAGATTCCCTGAAATTAGCTTACTACAACAACATGAATTGCATGATGTTGTTCCTTCCATTAGTAATAGGCTCAGGACAGCTAGTATCCGTGTTTAAATCGCAGTACATTTACTCAATGAACTTCTGGTTGGTTTTGACCTTCACTGGCGGGCTCAGCCTGTGTATTGGCTGGGTCAGTGCCCTTCAGATTAAGTACACCTCACCAATAGCTCATCACCTGAGTATAAATGCCAAGTCGGTGTGTCAAACTGTTCTAGCCGTATTATTTTACAATGAATCGAAAACGTTGTACTGGTGGTTGGGTAACTTTTTGGTTGTTGCCGGAGTTTTAGTGTATACTTTCACGAGAATTCTCGAGGATTCCAAGAAATCCAAAGACGACGTTTCCAGTGCAGACTTGCCGATAACCTTACAGAAACAGCATACAAATGGGCATTTTAAAGTTTGA